A part of Desulfotomaculum nigrificans DSM 574 genomic DNA contains:
- a CDS encoding DEAD/DEAH box helicase family protein, translated as MANRINFQFDDKLKYQLNAIYSVVDLFKGVSRQDEGTIYRNVNRIKKIGEGDPVRNPQIVKPSRLLSNLREVQLRNMLFIDNELKGNNFTIEMETGTGKTYVYLRTILELYKTYGFTKFMIVVPSIAIRKGVEKSIEMLREHFKALYDGLDIKNHAFVYDSNNPKKISSSFVETRDLSIVVMNIQAFNKGTNKIRQSDEYGQILWEDIKYISPIVIIDEPQKIEGTARKKSASLAAIEMLNPLFILRYSATHKRLFNQVYKLDSYDAYQHDLVKKIEVKTVHGSIPKDYPYIRYVEFTKDLYAKIEIFCVEQGGVIRTKQFKVRGGDSLYECSGNLDQYRNMIVMEDPHKLKKLKIGKWDDVLELAVGESNVNMSDEEIIRIQIRLAIKSHLDKQYKILKKGHKIKVLTLFFIDAVNKYRDSSAPDGRGEYLRIFDEEYARIIADDRWNRVFKEYPELFKEYKDVYKVREGYFAVDKNKNAVEIENWENIMDEEKLKAKSQEDIDRGIELILEKKDELISFEEPLAFIFSHSALREGWDNPNVFTLCTLKKSGSDIAKKQEIGRGLRLPVDINGNRCTDSEVNELTVIANDYYDHFAAALQQDFNEQAGFNKDEVTYDVIYNTLKNAGIPENKIMELTQPFKQELFDQGIINKNGVLTRDARKIETITFTNETLQEHSIMLKEKFVEAMLAKGTRKIPIKNGDEEPVENGKHSYISEEYFDKLLKELSMRMSQRTMYQVKIDNKAFIEECASELNEALRYKSIRYVYHIETGKAEFDELKKFRMADPSVQQLFDELEGMETGKSEFEIINYIMYHTMLPRLAIYRIISRLEKKDMLKNQDILDFVTQRLQEKLTDFMAQGVIRYEAIDGYIFDESTIFETEQIDRSMLDDAASLVFKTNPESRRAVHKYYKFDSKGELEFAKRLDADENVLLYTKLKKGGFVIDTPYGEYSPDWAVIYKGDNNKARLFFIVETKIDKDKKDLNKVETTKIRCGELHFKAVANDVQFKQAKNYDDFLQKIGVK; from the coding sequence GTGGCCAACCGTATTAACTTTCAATTTGATGACAAACTGAAATACCAGCTTAATGCCATTTACTCGGTGGTGGATCTTTTTAAAGGTGTCAGCCGCCAGGACGAAGGAACGATCTACCGCAATGTGAACAGAATAAAAAAGATTGGCGAAGGTGACCCCGTCCGCAATCCTCAAATTGTGAAACCCTCAAGGCTTTTGAGCAACCTCCGTGAAGTTCAGCTAAGAAACATGCTGTTTATTGATAACGAGTTAAAAGGTAACAACTTTACAATTGAAATGGAAACGGGTACAGGCAAAACCTATGTTTATCTGAGGACAATTCTGGAGCTGTACAAGACGTATGGTTTTACCAAGTTTATGATTGTTGTACCCAGTATCGCCATCAGAAAAGGCGTTGAAAAGAGTATTGAGATGTTGCGGGAACATTTCAAGGCCCTTTATGACGGGCTTGACATAAAAAATCATGCCTTTGTTTATGATTCAAACAACCCCAAAAAGATCAGTAGCAGCTTTGTGGAAACCAGAGATTTAAGCATAGTCGTGATGAACATCCAGGCTTTTAACAAAGGCACCAATAAAATCCGCCAATCCGATGAATACGGTCAAATTCTCTGGGAGGATATAAAGTACATAAGCCCTATTGTTATCATCGACGAGCCGCAAAAAATTGAGGGTACTGCCAGGAAAAAGAGCGCTTCTCTTGCGGCCATTGAAATGCTTAATCCTTTATTTATACTGAGGTATTCTGCCACCCATAAACGGCTTTTCAACCAGGTATATAAACTGGATTCCTATGACGCTTACCAGCATGACCTGGTGAAAAAGATTGAGGTTAAGACGGTCCATGGCTCCATACCCAAAGATTATCCCTATATCCGCTATGTGGAGTTTACCAAGGATTTGTATGCCAAAATTGAGATATTTTGTGTTGAACAGGGCGGGGTTATCCGTACGAAACAATTCAAGGTCCGCGGTGGAGATTCCCTGTATGAGTGCTCTGGGAACCTTGACCAATATCGAAACATGATTGTCATGGAAGACCCCCATAAGCTGAAGAAGCTCAAGATTGGCAAGTGGGATGATGTGTTGGAGCTTGCTGTCGGGGAAAGCAATGTAAACATGAGTGATGAGGAAATAATCAGGATCCAGATCAGGCTTGCCATCAAAAGCCATCTGGACAAGCAGTACAAAATCCTGAAAAAAGGACATAAAATAAAGGTACTTACCCTTTTCTTCATTGACGCCGTAAATAAGTACAGGGACAGCAGCGCCCCCGATGGCCGAGGGGAATACCTGAGAATTTTTGATGAAGAATATGCCAGAATAATTGCCGATGACAGGTGGAACAGGGTATTCAAGGAGTATCCAGAGCTATTTAAGGAATACAAGGATGTTTACAAAGTCAGGGAAGGCTATTTTGCCGTTGATAAAAACAAGAATGCGGTTGAGATCGAAAACTGGGAAAACATTATGGATGAAGAGAAGTTGAAAGCCAAATCCCAGGAGGATATTGACAGGGGGATTGAGCTGATTCTGGAGAAAAAGGACGAACTGATTTCCTTTGAGGAGCCTTTGGCCTTTATTTTCTCCCACTCCGCCCTGCGGGAAGGTTGGGACAATCCCAATGTGTTCACCCTCTGCACCCTCAAAAAGAGCGGTTCCGATATTGCCAAAAAACAGGAGATCGGCAGGGGATTAAGGCTACCTGTTGATATTAATGGTAATCGCTGCACAGATAGCGAAGTAAACGAGCTGACCGTCATTGCCAATGATTATTATGACCATTTTGCTGCGGCGCTCCAGCAGGATTTTAACGAGCAGGCAGGATTTAACAAGGATGAGGTCACTTATGATGTAATTTATAATACTCTTAAAAACGCTGGCATTCCTGAAAACAAGATTATGGAGCTTACCCAGCCTTTTAAGCAGGAACTTTTTGATCAGGGGATCATCAATAAGAATGGTGTCCTTACCAGAGATGCCAGGAAAATTGAAACCATCACTTTCACTAATGAAACCCTCCAGGAACACAGTATCATGTTGAAGGAAAAGTTTGTTGAAGCGATGCTTGCAAAGGGTACCAGGAAGATTCCGATTAAGAACGGCGATGAAGAACCTGTAGAAAACGGCAAACACAGCTATATTTCCGAGGAGTATTTCGATAAACTGCTTAAAGAGTTAAGCATGCGGATGTCGCAGCGAACCATGTACCAGGTGAAGATTGATAATAAGGCGTTTATAGAAGAATGTGCGTCGGAGTTAAATGAAGCTCTACGGTATAAAAGCATAAGGTATGTATACCATATTGAGACAGGAAAAGCAGAATTTGACGAGTTAAAAAAATTCCGCATGGCGGATCCATCTGTACAACAACTGTTTGACGAGCTTGAGGGGATGGAAACAGGAAAAAGCGAATTTGAGATTATCAATTATATTATGTACCATACCATGCTTCCCCGTCTTGCCATATACAGGATTATTTCAAGACTTGAGAAGAAGGACATGCTGAAAAACCAGGATATCCTTGACTTCGTAACGCAGAGGCTCCAGGAAAAGCTGACCGATTTCATGGCTCAAGGGGTTATCAGATACGAGGCAATTGACGGATATATATTTGATGAATCCACTATCTTTGAAACCGAGCAGATCGATAGAAGTATGCTCGATGATGCGGCAAGCCTTGTCTTTAAAACCAATCCAGAAAGTCGGAGGGCAGTTCATAAGTATTATAAATTTGACAGCAAAGGTGAACTGGAGTTTGCCAAAAGGCTTGATGCGGATGAAAATGTGCTCCTTTATACCAAACTCAAAAAAGGCGGTTTTGTAATCGATACTCCTTATGGAGAGTATTCACCTGACTGGGCGGTAATTTATAAAGGGGACAATAACAAGGCGAGGCTTTTCTTTATTGTTGAAACCAAGATAGATAAGGATAAAAAGGATTTAAATAAAGTTGAAACGACCAAAATACGGTGCGGGGAGCTTCATTTTAAAGCTGTTGCCAACGATGTACAATTTAAACAGGCAAAAAACTATGATGACTTTTTGCAGAAGATCGGTGTTAAATAA
- the tnpC gene encoding IS66 family transposase, translated as MNNIVNNAQSLEELQKLCALQQKQIAELTAKLNWFEEQFRLSKQRQFGASSEKTASEQQQLLLFNEAEKEAQVLLAEPTLETITYKRRKQRGHREMMLKDLPVETIEYRLPVEEQICSCCGGPLHEMSTEVRQELKVIPAQVKIIKHVSHVYACRRCERENITTPITTAPMPKPVLPGSLVSPSAMAFVMSQKYVQGLPLYRQEQELARIGIEISRQTLANWMLYGANRWLTLLYDRMHQHLLKQDILHADETVLQVLHEPGRDAEAKSYLWLYRTGRMGPHIVLYEYQPTREGEHPSRFLNGFKGFLHVDGYSGYNKVPDVILVGCWAHARRKFDEALKALPQSKRSANVAAKEGLEFCNRLFAIERELKDATPEERYKTRLARSRPVLDAFWAWLNEQNSQVLPKSTFGKAIHYCLSQWNKLEAFLQDGRLEIDNNRSERSIKPFVVGRKNWLFANTQRGARASAVIYSIVETAKENGLNPFNYLSYIFEKLPNSNINDPNVLDKFLPWSDTLPANCRAHK; from the coding sequence ATGAATAATATAGTTAATAATGCCCAATCCCTCGAAGAACTTCAAAAACTTTGTGCTTTACAGCAAAAGCAAATTGCTGAACTAACTGCTAAGCTAAACTGGTTTGAGGAACAGTTTCGCTTAAGTAAACAACGGCAATTCGGGGCTTCAAGCGAAAAAACAGCCTCTGAGCAACAGCAGCTTCTCCTTTTCAATGAAGCCGAAAAGGAAGCCCAAGTGCTCTTGGCTGAGCCGACTTTAGAAACCATTACATATAAACGCAGAAAACAACGTGGGCACCGGGAGATGATGCTTAAAGATCTCCCGGTTGAAACTATTGAATACCGTCTACCCGTTGAGGAGCAGATCTGCTCTTGTTGTGGCGGGCCGTTGCACGAAATGAGTACAGAAGTGCGTCAAGAATTGAAAGTTATTCCGGCTCAAGTAAAAATAATTAAACATGTGTCCCATGTTTACGCCTGCCGTCGTTGTGAACGTGAAAATATAACTACGCCCATTACCACTGCTCCCATGCCCAAACCTGTGCTTCCCGGAAGCTTAGTTTCCCCTTCAGCTATGGCTTTCGTTATGAGCCAGAAATACGTTCAGGGCCTGCCTCTCTATCGCCAGGAACAAGAGTTAGCTCGTATTGGGATCGAAATCTCTCGCCAAACCCTTGCTAACTGGATGCTCTATGGCGCGAACCGCTGGTTAACACTTCTCTACGATAGGATGCACCAGCACCTACTAAAGCAGGATATCCTTCATGCTGATGAAACTGTCCTGCAGGTCCTTCATGAACCGGGGCGGGATGCAGAAGCTAAATCTTATCTCTGGCTGTATCGTACAGGACGTATGGGTCCGCACATTGTCCTTTATGAATACCAGCCAACCCGGGAGGGAGAACATCCCAGCAGGTTTCTTAATGGGTTTAAGGGCTTTCTGCATGTGGATGGTTATAGTGGTTACAACAAAGTACCGGATGTTATCCTGGTCGGTTGTTGGGCTCACGCTCGGCGTAAGTTTGATGAGGCGCTGAAAGCTCTACCCCAATCAAAACGTTCAGCCAATGTAGCTGCTAAGGAGGGGCTAGAGTTTTGTAATCGTCTCTTTGCAATTGAGCGTGAATTAAAAGATGCCACTCCCGAAGAACGTTATAAAACTCGTTTGGCACGCAGCCGCCCTGTGCTGGATGCCTTTTGGGCGTGGCTTAATGAGCAGAATTCACAGGTGCTTCCCAAAAGTACCTTTGGTAAGGCTATACACTATTGCCTTAGCCAGTGGAATAAGCTCGAGGCCTTTTTGCAAGATGGACGTTTGGAAATTGACAATAACCGTAGCGAACGTTCCATCAAACCTTTTGTAGTTGGCCGTAAGAACTGGCTATTTGCTAACACCCAGCGTGGTGCCAGGGCTAGCGCTGTCATTTATAGCATTGTTGAAACGGCCAAGGAAAATGGTTTAAACCCCTTCAACTACCTTAGTTATATTTTTGAGAAACTTCCCAACTCCAATATCAATGACCCTAATGTCTTAGATAAGTTTCTCCCCTGGTCGGATACATTACCTGCAAACTGCAGGGCACATAAATAA
- the tnpB gene encoding IS66 family insertion sequence element accessory protein TnpB (TnpB, as the term is used for proteins encoded by IS66 family insertion elements, is considered an accessory protein, since TnpC, encoded by a neighboring gene, is a DDE family transposase.) gives MINEIGVERVYLACGSTDLRKSIDGLAVLVKEYFYLDPFSPCLFVFCNRKRDKLKILQWDHNGFWLYYRRLEDGKFEWPMEPSSSTVNISRRELRWLLDGLSLKQPKAHSEVKARTIL, from the coding sequence ATGATTAATGAAATCGGCGTAGAGCGGGTTTACCTGGCCTGTGGTAGTACTGATTTACGCAAGTCAATTGACGGGTTAGCTGTATTGGTTAAAGAATACTTCTACCTAGACCCCTTTTCCCCCTGCCTCTTTGTTTTTTGCAATCGTAAACGCGATAAACTAAAAATCCTTCAGTGGGATCATAATGGTTTCTGGCTCTATTACCGTAGATTGGAGGACGGGAAGTTTGAGTGGCCAATGGAGCCTAGTTCCTCAACAGTAAACATTAGCCGCCGGGAGTTGCGTTGGTTACTTGATGGCCTTTCTTTGAAACAGCCAAAAGCACATTCAGAAGTAAAAGCACGTACCATTTTGTAA
- the tnpA gene encoding IS66 family insertion sequence element accessory protein TnpA, with protein MTKAELRKEWEARVATFVASGQSTTAWCAAHNLKPHQLRYWLRRLNPKGTPTATPSQWVSLELNDISPNKDRNGLVVRVGQAVIEVQSGFNPELLKEVVQTLTEL; from the coding sequence ATGACAAAAGCAGAACTACGAAAAGAATGGGAGGCACGAGTGGCTACCTTTGTAGCTAGTGGGCAAAGTACAACAGCATGGTGTGCAGCCCATAATTTGAAACCTCATCAACTACGGTATTGGCTCAGAAGGCTTAACCCCAAAGGCACACCTACTGCAACTCCATCACAGTGGGTATCATTGGAATTGAATGACATAAGTCCAAACAAAGATAGAAATGGACTAGTTGTAAGAGTGGGGCAAGCGGTCATCGAAGTACAATCAGGCTTCAACCCGGAACTACTTAAAGAAGTAGTACAAACACTAACAGAACTATGA